A region from the Halarsenatibacter silvermanii genome encodes:
- a CDS encoding YeeE/YedE thiosulfate transporter family protein, with amino-acid sequence MRRESFPRLLKGLLTGIIFGFLLQKGGVTRYNVIVGQLKLDDFTVLKIILTAVIVGMIGIYALYDLGWVQLSPKNPPLKMVIPGGLIFGIGFAVLGYCPGTLAGAAGQGNLDALIPGLVGITLGAALYAVFKERFGGVFEGEGFSEATLPRYMGLNHWKIILPSAAILGMFLLVLEIFF; translated from the coding sequence ATGAGAAGAGAGAGCTTTCCCCGATTGTTAAAGGGACTTTTGACCGGTATAATTTTTGGTTTTTTGCTGCAGAAAGGTGGCGTAACCCGTTATAATGTTATCGTCGGACAGCTGAAGCTGGATGATTTTACTGTTTTGAAGATTATTTTGACGGCTGTGATTGTTGGCATGATCGGTATTTATGCCCTCTATGATCTGGGATGGGTTCAGCTTTCTCCCAAGAACCCTCCGCTCAAAATGGTGATTCCGGGCGGGTTGATTTTTGGCATCGGATTTGCCGTGCTGGGTTATTGCCCGGGAACGCTGGCGGGAGCTGCCGGTCAGGGCAATCTGGACGCTCTCATTCCCGGGCTGGTCGGTATAACTCTGGGAGCAGCCTTATATGCGGTATTTAAGGAAAGATTCGGGGGTGTTTTCGAAGGAGAGGGTTTTTCTGAGGCCACCCTGCCGCGTTATATGGGATTAAATCACTGGAAAATTATCCTGCCGTCTGCTGCGATTCTGGGAATGTTTCTCCTGGTCCTGGAAATCTTTTTCTAA
- a CDS encoding YeeE/YedE thiosulfate transporter family protein — MEFLMRTTWSPYLVGIGIGVLSWLSFLFSRKALGASTTFARTSGLIWEQKDSSVTDRLSYYRDYAPKIDWQMMLVIGIFVGSFISSVLSGSFSLSMRPPTDYPSFLNITAAGRFFSALLGGIFIGFGARFAGGCTSGHGISGTLQLSISSWIAAACFFIGGIAAAMVIL; from the coding sequence ATGGAATTTTTGATGAGAACGACCTGGTCGCCCTATCTGGTGGGGATCGGCATAGGAGTTTTGAGCTGGCTCTCTTTTCTTTTTTCCAGAAAAGCCCTGGGAGCTTCAACCACTTTTGCTCGAACGTCCGGACTGATCTGGGAACAAAAAGACAGTTCGGTGACCGATAGATTGAGTTATTACCGTGATTATGCTCCTAAAATTGACTGGCAGATGATGCTGGTGATCGGCATTTTTGTCGGCAGCTTTATCTCCTCAGTGCTTTCAGGCAGTTTTTCTTTGAGTATGAGACCTCCAACGGATTATCCCTCTTTTTTGAATATAACTGCCGCGGGAAGATTTTTTTCGGCTCTTTTAGGAGGCATTTTTATAGGTTTTGGTGCCCGCTTTGCCGGAGGCTGCACCAGCGGTCACGGCATCAGCGGCACGCTGCAGCTGAGCATAAGCAGCTGGATAGCCGCCGCATGTTTTTTCATCGGAGGAATAGCAGCGGCAATGGTGATACTGTGA
- a CDS encoding mechanosensitive ion channel family protein, translating into MNTQYILSVIQHHALNLLAGVLIFAIGWFAIKGGLKFLRRSMKDRVDPTLAGFINSMAKVVLIIVLAISALGTAGIEMTSFVAIIGAASFAAGLALQGSLSNFAGGVILLLFRPFEVGDFISVGGDWGTVDEIQILYTTIYTPQQQKLYIPNGNLANERILNFSETSKRRLDMQFGIGYDDDFERAKKIIQDIAEKCELIYSKPEPTIRVGEHAGSSVEIFTRVWINPDHYWDVWFYMHEEVKKRLDRAGIDIPYPQQDVHFDQDVSEGLADTGS; encoded by the coding sequence GTGAATACTCAGTACATATTATCCGTAATTCAGCATCATGCTTTAAATCTTCTGGCCGGTGTGCTGATCTTTGCTATAGGATGGTTTGCCATTAAAGGCGGGCTTAAATTTCTCAGACGCTCGATGAAAGACAGGGTAGATCCGACTCTGGCCGGATTTATAAATTCGATGGCCAAAGTTGTGCTGATAATTGTACTGGCCATAAGTGCACTGGGCACGGCCGGAATAGAGATGACCTCATTTGTGGCAATAATAGGTGCCGCCAGTTTTGCTGCCGGTCTGGCGCTGCAGGGCAGTCTATCGAATTTTGCCGGTGGAGTAATACTGCTGCTTTTTCGTCCCTTCGAAGTAGGGGATTTTATTAGCGTAGGCGGTGATTGGGGTACAGTCGATGAAATTCAAATTCTCTATACTACCATCTATACTCCTCAGCAGCAGAAGCTTTATATTCCCAACGGCAATCTTGCCAACGAGAGAATTCTCAACTTTTCTGAGACCAGCAAGCGGCGGCTGGATATGCAGTTCGGCATAGGCTATGACGATGATTTTGAGAGGGCCAAAAAAATCATCCAGGATATAGCTGAAAAATGTGAGCTGATATATTCCAAACCGGAGCCCACGATCAGAGTTGGCGAACATGCCGGCAGCTCGGTGGAAATTTTCACCCGGGTCTGGATCAATCCAGATCATTACTGGGATGTCTGGTTTTACATGCATGAAGAGGTCAAAAAGAGATTGGACAGAGCTGGCATCGATATACCATATCCTCAGCAGGATGTTCATTTCGATCAGGATGTTTCAGAAGGTCTGGCTGATACCGGCAGCTGA
- the ileS gene encoding isoleucine--tRNA ligase — MSQFPDLPEKNPGSREREIADEWYDMNLLEKCVEQRKDNEPYVFYEGPPTANGKPGIHHVIARTLKDTVCRYHTMQGYMVKRKGGWDTHGLPVEIEVEKELDLNSKEEIEEYGIDEFNQKCRQSVFEYEEQWREMTERMGYLIDMDDPYITLENDYIESVWWILDQFFEEGFIYEGHKILPYCARCGTGLASHEVAQGYEEITSNSVYVRVKRKDKNEYFLIWTTTPWTLAANVTLTVHPDKTYVKARYQGDLYYIEKDRAEEVFVEDYEIVERVKGEELEGIEYEQIMPFVEVKSDKDAFYVTLGDYVTAEEGTGIVHSAPAFGEEDYKTGQKYDLPVLQPVNEDGKYTDTPWEGQFVMDANENIVEWLIDNEKLVRSQKVDHNYPHCWRCDTPLLYYARGSWYIEMTRIKERLIENNDGVEWYPDFVGEKRFGNWLENLQDWALSRNRYWGTPLNIWRCDCGELTSVASVDEMRERAVNEVSEDIELHRPYVDEVLLECPECGGDMQRVEEVIDCWFDSGSMPFAQWHYPFENEDVFEEQFPADFICEGIDQTRGWFYSLIAISSFITGESPYKRVLVNDLILDAEGKKMSKSRGNTVDPFNMFEKYGADVLRWYLLQVSPPWTPTRFDEEGMQEIDSKFYRTLKNVYYFFKLYANTDEIDPREFSVDLEERNRIDRWVISRLHSTLAEVEKQMDEYHLTNAVRELQDFIDEDLSNWYIRRCRRRFWADELDRDKKSVFQTTYEVLEKLARAIAPFAPFISDDVHRSLTDSESVHLQDYPGADNELIAEDLEERMGLVRDLVTMGRAAREAEELKVRQPIARVLISSDHKDKLAELKPLLKEELNVKKVEHTEDPGQYMEYEVKPNFEKVGPQLRDKVKLFAGSLAEMDSRKTAKKLEAGEKLTVDLDGEKFTFGEEEVIINISSREGYSIGMEDNEFIILETELSPELKAEGYAREFISRVQNLRKKHDFDVLDRIKIYYSSSQEIDRAVEQFHDYISEETLADEIISVEESDLKEADEFELNGEPALIKVKRL, encoded by the coding sequence ATGTCACAATTTCCCGACCTGCCGGAAAAGAATCCCGGCAGCCGCGAAAGAGAGATTGCCGATGAATGGTACGATATGAATCTGCTCGAAAAATGTGTGGAACAGAGAAAAGACAACGAACCCTATGTTTTTTATGAAGGTCCTCCGACTGCCAACGGTAAACCGGGGATTCATCATGTTATCGCCCGCACCTTAAAAGACACCGTATGTCGTTACCATACAATGCAGGGTTATATGGTCAAAAGAAAAGGAGGCTGGGATACCCACGGTCTTCCCGTGGAAATCGAGGTCGAAAAGGAGCTGGATCTGAACAGCAAAGAAGAAATCGAAGAATACGGCATAGACGAATTCAATCAAAAGTGCCGACAATCGGTCTTTGAATATGAAGAGCAGTGGCGTGAGATGACCGAGCGGATGGGTTATCTGATAGATATGGATGATCCCTATATCACACTGGAAAATGATTATATCGAATCGGTCTGGTGGATACTCGACCAATTCTTTGAGGAAGGATTTATTTACGAGGGACATAAAATACTTCCTTACTGCGCCCGCTGCGGCACCGGCCTGGCCTCGCATGAAGTGGCACAGGGTTATGAAGAGATCACCAGCAACAGTGTTTACGTCCGGGTAAAGCGCAAAGATAAAAACGAGTATTTTCTCATCTGGACCACAACTCCCTGGACCTTAGCGGCCAATGTGACCCTGACGGTTCACCCCGATAAAACCTACGTGAAAGCCCGCTATCAGGGAGATCTTTATTACATCGAAAAAGACCGGGCGGAAGAGGTATTTGTCGAAGATTATGAGATTGTTGAACGGGTTAAAGGAGAAGAGCTCGAAGGTATAGAATACGAACAGATCATGCCTTTTGTGGAGGTTAAATCCGACAAAGACGCTTTTTACGTAACTCTGGGTGATTATGTCACCGCAGAAGAGGGTACTGGAATAGTACACAGCGCTCCTGCTTTTGGAGAGGAAGACTACAAAACGGGTCAAAAATATGATCTTCCGGTTCTCCAGCCTGTTAACGAAGACGGAAAATATACCGACACTCCCTGGGAAGGTCAATTTGTGATGGATGCCAATGAAAACATAGTCGAATGGCTTATCGATAATGAAAAGCTGGTCCGCTCCCAGAAGGTCGATCACAATTATCCTCACTGCTGGCGCTGTGACACTCCCCTGCTTTACTACGCACGGGGGAGCTGGTATATCGAGATGACCAGAATTAAGGAGAGACTCATCGAAAATAATGACGGCGTGGAATGGTATCCTGATTTTGTGGGCGAAAAAAGATTCGGCAACTGGCTGGAAAATCTTCAGGACTGGGCTTTATCGCGTAATCGTTACTGGGGGACCCCGCTCAATATCTGGCGCTGTGACTGTGGAGAACTCACTTCGGTGGCCTCGGTGGATGAGATGCGCGAGCGAGCTGTCAATGAGGTGTCCGAGGATATCGAACTGCACCGCCCTTATGTCGACGAAGTTCTGCTGGAATGTCCGGAATGCGGCGGCGATATGCAAAGAGTGGAAGAGGTCATTGATTGCTGGTTTGACAGCGGTTCTATGCCCTTTGCCCAGTGGCATTATCCCTTCGAAAACGAAGATGTTTTTGAGGAGCAGTTCCCGGCTGATTTCATATGTGAGGGCATAGATCAGACCAGAGGCTGGTTTTATTCTCTGATAGCAATATCCTCATTCATAACCGGTGAATCACCCTACAAGAGGGTGCTGGTAAATGATCTTATACTGGACGCTGAAGGCAAAAAGATGTCCAAATCGCGCGGAAATACCGTTGATCCTTTCAACATGTTCGAAAAATATGGGGCCGATGTTCTGCGCTGGTATCTCCTGCAGGTCTCGCCTCCCTGGACTCCCACCCGCTTCGATGAGGAAGGGATGCAGGAGATAGACAGCAAATTTTATCGCACGCTTAAAAACGTCTACTATTTCTTTAAACTTTATGCGAATACCGACGAAATTGATCCCCGGGAGTTTTCTGTGGACCTCGAGGAAAGAAATAGGATCGACCGCTGGGTAATATCGCGGCTGCACAGCACGCTGGCCGAGGTTGAAAAACAGATGGATGAATATCATCTGACCAATGCTGTCAGAGAACTGCAGGATTTCATAGATGAAGATCTATCCAACTGGTATATTCGCCGCTGTCGGCGCAGATTCTGGGCTGATGAGCTTGACCGCGATAAGAAATCTGTGTTTCAGACCACCTACGAGGTACTGGAGAAGCTGGCCCGGGCCATCGCTCCTTTTGCCCCTTTCATATCGGATGATGTGCACCGCAGTCTGACCGACTCAGAATCGGTGCATCTCCAGGATTATCCCGGAGCCGATAATGAGCTCATCGCGGAGGATCTGGAGGAAAGAATGGGGCTTGTTCGAGACCTGGTGACCATGGGCAGGGCAGCCCGGGAAGCAGAAGAGCTCAAAGTAAGACAGCCGATAGCCCGGGTGCTCATATCTTCCGATCATAAAGATAAACTGGCAGAGCTCAAACCTCTGCTGAAAGAGGAACTGAATGTCAAAAAAGTTGAACACACTGAAGATCCCGGGCAGTATATGGAATATGAAGTTAAACCCAATTTTGAAAAGGTCGGACCTCAGCTGCGCGATAAGGTCAAACTTTTCGCCGGCTCTCTGGCCGAAATGGACTCCCGGAAGACTGCCAAAAAGCTGGAGGCGGGAGAGAAACTGACCGTCGATCTTGATGGGGAAAAATTTACCTTCGGCGAAGAGGAAGTCATCATCAATATTAGCAGCCGTGAGGGATATTCTATCGGCATGGAGGATAACGAGTTCATAATTCTGGAAACAGAGCTCTCTCCCGAACTAAAAGCAGAAGGATATGCGCGGGAATTCATCTCCAGGGTCCAGAATCTGCGTAAAAAGCATGATTTCGATGTGCTGGATAGAATAAAAATATACTATTCCAGCAGCCAGGAGATAGACAGGGCGGTAGAGCAATTCCATGATTATATCAGCGAGGAGACTCTGGCTGATGAAATCATTTCGGTCGAGGAGTCGGACCTGAAAGAAGCCGATGAATTCGAATTAAATGGCGAGCCTGCCCTGATAAAGGTAAAGCGTCTGTAA
- the ltrA gene encoding group II intron reverse transcriptase/maturase gives MVKCTYYTLKDRILDKWNMDRAAHTVFANEGSAGIDGQEIKHFKNNYKQNMRELHRQLWNGTYEPSPVLRVMIPKDSGGERPLGIPTVKDRIAQETVRRILSPIFEKIFCDCSFGFRPNRSALEAIVKVEEYREQGYKHVVDADIKGYFDNIDQDLLLDFLTERVNDGWVLRIIRSWLTAGVMTEDGIEDTPNGTPQGGVISPLLANVYLHQFDREMTDRGYKIVRYADDFVVLAKSKRKARRAMDVTEEIITEKLNLTLHPDKTELTNFGRGFEFLGYEFIAWRYKRPRRKALDRFKDKVRDITRRQQPFSVDVIIARLNPVIRGWANYFGHGNVKKLFRSLNEWIRMRLRSYKEGKKAHYHQNRRIPTAELKQLGLKSLTIVS, from the coding sequence ATGGTAAAGTGCACCTATTATACACTCAAGGACAGGATACTGGACAAATGGAACATGGACCGTGCAGCTCACACAGTCTTTGCCAATGAGGGTAGTGCCGGCATAGATGGACAGGAGATAAAACATTTCAAGAATAATTACAAGCAGAATATGAGGGAGTTACACAGACAGCTGTGGAATGGAACCTATGAGCCCTCGCCGGTGCTGAGGGTGATGATACCCAAGGATAGTGGAGGAGAAAGACCGCTGGGTATTCCCACAGTCAAAGATAGGATAGCTCAGGAAACGGTAAGAAGAATATTGAGTCCCATCTTTGAGAAGATATTTTGTGATTGCTCTTTTGGTTTTAGACCCAATAGGTCAGCTCTGGAAGCGATAGTGAAGGTGGAGGAGTACAGAGAGCAGGGGTATAAGCATGTAGTTGATGCCGATATTAAGGGATACTTTGATAATATAGATCAGGACCTGCTTTTGGACTTCCTCACAGAGAGGGTAAATGACGGCTGGGTGCTTAGGATAATTAGGTCGTGGCTTACAGCTGGAGTCATGACTGAAGATGGTATTGAAGACACACCTAACGGTACACCTCAGGGAGGCGTAATATCTCCCCTTTTAGCCAACGTTTATCTGCATCAATTCGATAGAGAGATGACCGATAGGGGTTACAAAATAGTCCGTTATGCGGATGATTTTGTGGTGTTAGCAAAGTCAAAGAGAAAAGCCAGAAGAGCCATGGATGTTACAGAGGAGATAATCACGGAAAAGCTTAACCTCACTTTGCACCCTGACAAAACTGAACTCACCAATTTTGGCAGAGGCTTTGAGTTTTTAGGTTACGAATTCATTGCTTGGAGATACAAGCGCCCCCGCAGAAAAGCACTGGATAGATTCAAAGACAAAGTAAGGGATATAACCAGAAGACAGCAGCCGTTTTCGGTTGATGTAATTATTGCCAGACTCAATCCAGTAATACGCGGTTGGGCGAATTATTTCGGGCACGGCAATGTTAAGAAACTTTTTCGCAGCTTGAATGAGTGGATAAGAATGCGTTTAAGGTCGTATAAGGAAGGCAAGAAAGCTCATTACCATCAGAATAGAAGAATCCCAACTGCTGAACTAAAACAGTTGGGACTTAAATCACTTACCATCGTGTCCTGA
- a CDS encoding FMN-binding protein encodes MKGKGLKGFFLITAFLFVFVLGGTLIHAGEIMAAELYQGFSQADENGYVKAEVSLSNGEIVGVDLTEYDEMAREKGDDYDWEEWHEAMELLPQKFVEANDSEVEVISGATNTSEKAIEAVEMALARAEGEEYFSGTFMGISSIVERGWGVARVTVEVDEEAPEGYRIEDLRLEEISGDQFKDEDYGWEEFHAAQEEIAARMKEADTYEVETYTGATGSSELWQEAVEDALEKAGF; translated from the coding sequence TTGAAAGGAAAAGGATTAAAGGGGTTTTTCTTGATAACAGCCTTTCTATTTGTCTTTGTTTTGGGAGGAACTTTAATTCATGCCGGCGAAATTATGGCAGCAGAACTTTATCAGGGGTTTTCTCAGGCTGATGAAAACGGATACGTTAAAGCTGAAGTCAGCCTCAGCAACGGCGAGATTGTGGGAGTTGATTTGACGGAGTATGATGAAATGGCCCGGGAAAAAGGCGATGATTATGACTGGGAAGAATGGCATGAAGCCATGGAATTACTCCCGCAGAAATTTGTCGAAGCCAATGATTCAGAGGTCGAGGTCATCAGCGGGGCGACCAACACCAGCGAAAAAGCTATCGAAGCGGTGGAGATGGCCCTGGCCCGTGCTGAAGGAGAGGAATATTTTTCGGGAACTTTCATGGGCATTTCCAGCATAGTTGAACGGGGCTGGGGTGTGGCCCGGGTTACTGTCGAAGTTGATGAAGAGGCTCCCGAGGGCTACAGGATAGAGGATCTCAGGCTGGAAGAGATTTCCGGTGATCAATTTAAGGATGAAGATTATGGCTGGGAGGAGTTTCACGCAGCGCAGGAGGAGATAGCAGCCCGCATGAAAGAAGCTGACACCTACGAAGTGGAGACCTATACTGGAGCGACCGGAAGCTCAGAACTCTGGCAGGAGGCGGTAGAAGATGCCCTGGAAAAAGCTGGCTTTTAA